One window of the Lacerta agilis isolate rLacAgi1 chromosome 17, rLacAgi1.pri, whole genome shotgun sequence genome contains the following:
- the TMEM79 gene encoding transmembrane protein 79 gives MAAAIPSEEVVMVVLGKDLPENQEVTSYTPEQSSEATLPWDQAHHDTSCETPTLETLETDSRPSPEGSREEAIMGPGVDNEAFPGVPATQVAEKEEEEEEEKEDDNCMPAVAAQVFIPIDPYCIERTPVTEKKEWYPAYDEEDEIIRCERENAALEKQNFISRGYSAHFDNSPSYEGKPGKTCAERWPCLQNGTCSSANLKAVASMIGAAVIFPCLIYGAYVFLPFDAPFMPTMSSRLVYTMRCGVFATFPIIVGMIVYGVSRICFSSLQPFGELRREVEIHRHYVSQSVQLFILYFFNISVLSTYLPQEGLKLIPLLTALFAISRLLYWLAYAMGRSFRGFGFGLTFLPLFTMLLFNLYSMFIMDPENMFAVADSSDKSSQEKEQRLAAPKPRFWG, from the exons ATGGCGGCTGCTATCCCTTCGGAGGAGGTGGTGATGGTAGTTTTGGGAAAAGACCTGcctgagaaccaggaagtgacaaGTTACACCCCAGAGCAGAGCTCTGAGGCAACCCTGCCGTGGGACCAAGCCCATCATGATACATCTTGTGAGACACCAACGCTGGAAACGTTGGAGACTGACTCAAGGCCAAGTCCTGAGGGGAGCAGGGAAGAGGCCATTATGGGGCCTGGTGTGGACAATGAGGCCTTCCCTGGAGTTCCTGCTACCCAGgtggcagagaaagaggaggaggaggaggaggagaaagaggatgaCAACTGTATGCCTGCGGTGGCAGCTCAAGTCTTCATCCCCATCGACCCCTACTGCATTGAACGCACGCCAGTAACCGAGAAAAAGGAATGGTACCCGGCATACGACGAAGAGGACGAGATTATCCGCTGTGAGAGGGAGAACGCCGCCCTTGAGAAGCAGAACTTCATCTCCCGCGGCTACTCAGCCCATTTTGACAACTCGCCCAGCTATGAGGGGAAGCCAGGCAAAACCTGCGCCGAGAGGTGGCCCTGCCTTCAAAACGGCACCTGCAGCTCAGCCAACCTCAAAGCGGTGGCTTCCATGATTGGAGCCGCCGTCATCTTCCCCTGCCTGATCTATGGGGCATATGTCTTCTTGCCCTTTGATGCGCCCTTCATGCCCACCATGAGCTCCCGCCTGGTCTACACCATGCGCTGCGGCGTCTTTGCCACCTTCCCGATCATCGTAG GTATGATTGTGTACGGGGTCTCGCGGATCTGCTTCTCCTCCCTGCAGCCCTTTGGCGAGCTGCGCCGGGAGGTGGAGATCCACCGCCACTATGTCTCCCAGTCCGTCCAGCTCTTCATCCTGTACTTCTTCAACATCTCCGTCCTCTCCACTTACCTGCCCCAGGAAGGCCTCAAGCTCATCCCTCTGCTGACAGCCCTCTTTGCCATTTCACG GCTCCTCTACTGGCTAGCCTACGCCATGGGCCGCTCCTTCCGTGGTTTCGGATTCGGCCTGACGTTCCTGCCCCTCTTCACCATGCTGTTGTTCAACCTCTACAGCATGTTCATCATGGATCCAGAGAATATGTTTGCTGTGGCCGACAGCAGTGACAAGTCCTcccaggagaaggagcagcgccTGGCAGCCCCCAAGCCTCGGTTCTGGGGGTGA